The following coding sequences are from one Paenibacillus tundrae window:
- a CDS encoding TIGR03943 family putative permease subunit translates to MNNPGHMMTRNMFPKSSNVQWHSLIRASWMGGIAFYIFHLNSTDSLHYYLAPTMQKLLLCCPIPFLFIAIIMAWHGLFSRSEVHCDCEHPPPAGYVRSSVVYGLIALPLIFGFLLPDQALGSSMASQKGMSLTYAPPEIRRKEPLPDAAAKLNVQDLSQQQPTVTTASTADVQFIPPDEYSREFADLAEKLYVEPVIQVYPEVFSETLGTIDMFQRQFAGREISLTGFVYRDESMEHESHFALGRFLVMCCPADAAPFGVMIHIENANTFPTDSWVQINGTIGSAQVDGKDTIEIRATQVTPVSEPSTPYIYTSADSVLAYEKRNGN, encoded by the coding sequence ATGAATAATCCGGGTCATATGATGACGAGAAATATGTTCCCGAAGTCAAGTAACGTCCAATGGCATAGTCTAATTCGTGCCAGTTGGATGGGTGGCATTGCTTTCTATATTTTTCACCTGAATTCAACGGATTCTCTTCATTATTACTTGGCACCCACGATGCAGAAACTACTGTTATGCTGTCCGATTCCCTTTTTATTTATTGCCATCATTATGGCGTGGCATGGTCTTTTCAGTAGAAGTGAGGTACATTGCGATTGTGAACACCCACCCCCTGCGGGATATGTCCGTAGTTCGGTCGTATACGGCTTAATTGCCCTTCCATTAATATTCGGCTTCTTGCTGCCAGATCAGGCTTTGGGTAGCTCTATGGCAAGTCAGAAGGGAATGTCGCTCACCTATGCGCCTCCGGAGATTCGGCGAAAGGAGCCTTTGCCTGATGCCGCAGCAAAACTGAACGTGCAAGATCTGAGCCAACAACAGCCAACGGTTACGACGGCATCCACAGCTGACGTTCAATTTATTCCTCCAGATGAGTATAGTAGAGAATTTGCCGATTTAGCCGAAAAATTATATGTAGAGCCGGTCATCCAGGTCTATCCTGAGGTTTTCTCCGAAACGCTTGGGACGATCGACATGTTTCAGCGTCAATTCGCAGGCAGAGAAATCTCGTTAACGGGATTCGTATATCGTGACGAAAGTATGGAGCATGAATCTCATTTTGCATTAGGCCGATTCCTTGTGATGTGCTGTCCAGCGGATGCTGCGCCATTTGGCGTGATGATTCACATTGAAAACGCAAATACCTTCCCAACGGATAGTTGGGTACAAATTAACGGTACAATTGGTTCTGCCCAAGTCGATGGCAAAGACACCATTGAGATACGGGCTACACAGGTTACTCCCGTGTCTGAGCCATCCACTCCATACATTTACACAAGTGCAGATTCTGTATTGGCGTATGAGAAACGGAATGGAAATTAA
- a CDS encoding permease translates to MKMAANVKLLTFLIPCAFLVPVLITLAPDLRAAWNSEALQNMKTIFVSIFLEAAPFLLMGVLLSSLMQWFVSEEMVRKLTPKNPIGGVLVAGLLGIIFPICECGMIPVVRRLMHKGMPAYIAVTFILSGPVVNPIVFTATLLAFPSHPEITIARMGLAFAVAASVGGLVYVFVHRNPLRTPKAAITDVKTHPGFKMAQPHSHAHGSAHHHNHVKNWRSFFIHAGDEFVDMSKYLVIGALITACIQTFISRSDLISLGNGPVASYVFMMGFAYVLSLCSTSDAFVASAFSHTFALGPLVSFLVLGPMLDFKSTLMLLSTFRTRFVIGLSLAIITLVFAGSWLINMLA, encoded by the coding sequence ATGAAGATGGCAGCCAATGTGAAGCTCTTAACGTTCCTTATCCCATGTGCCTTTCTTGTTCCTGTACTTATTACACTGGCTCCTGATCTGAGAGCTGCTTGGAATAGCGAAGCTTTGCAAAATATGAAAACCATTTTCGTCAGTATTTTCTTAGAGGCAGCCCCTTTTCTGCTAATGGGGGTACTACTATCCTCACTGATGCAATGGTTTGTCTCTGAAGAAATGGTGCGTAAACTTACACCCAAAAACCCGATTGGCGGAGTGCTCGTTGCTGGTCTATTGGGCATTATCTTTCCCATCTGTGAGTGCGGTATGATCCCTGTCGTGCGGCGACTGATGCATAAAGGCATGCCGGCTTATATCGCGGTTACCTTTATTCTGAGTGGGCCAGTGGTCAACCCCATTGTATTTACAGCTACGTTACTTGCTTTTCCCTCGCATCCCGAGATTACAATTGCACGTATGGGGCTTGCATTCGCTGTAGCAGCTTCCGTGGGTGGTCTAGTATATGTGTTCGTTCATCGGAACCCGCTCCGTACGCCAAAAGCAGCCATTACCGATGTGAAGACACATCCCGGTTTTAAGATGGCACAACCACACTCACACGCACACGGCAGTGCCCATCATCATAATCATGTTAAAAATTGGCGTAGCTTCTTCATTCATGCTGGGGACGAGTTCGTGGATATGAGCAAATACTTAGTGATTGGTGCCTTGATTACTGCCTGTATCCAGACCTTTATTAGCCGAAGTGATCTGATCTCCCTTGGTAACGGGCCTGTTGCTTCCTATGTCTTCATGATGGGCTTTGCCTATGTATTATCCTTGTGCTCCACATCCGATGCCTTTGTGGCCTCGGCGTTCTCACATACGTTCGCACTGGGTCCGTTAGTTTCCTTCCTTGTACTCGGCCCAATGCTTGATTTCAAAAGTACTTTAATGCTGCTCTCTACCTTCCGTACTCGCTTTGTTATTGGACTTAGCCTAGCCATCATTACACTTGTCTTCGCCGGATCATGGTTAATTAATATGCTGGCATGA